The genomic region AAATATGGGTTATGCCCAAATCTTTTATTTCAGAAAGAGCTTTATCCGTAAAATCGGAAAATTTACCAACACCATTCTCCTCAATAGTGCCCCAAGGCTTGTTGGTTGTATTTGTATTACCAAATAAACGTGTAAACACTTGGTAAATTACTATTTTGGAATTCTGCTCTTTTTTAATTTCTTTCTTCATCTCTTTGGTGTTGGAACAAGCGATAACTAAAGATAATAAGATTGCGGAGAATAGTATTTGTTTTGGGTTTATCATTTTATAAAACTTCAATTATATAACTCGTTTTGCCAGCGACTTTAAGTGTTTCGTTAAGCGATAGTTCTTTTTCTGAAATAATATCAACTCCTTTTTTGGCATTCTTAATATTTTCTTGAAAACGGCTTAAATCCAATGAACGCTCATCTTCGCTATTGTTGATAACCACCATTACCGATTCCTTTTCATTATGCCTGAAATAAACATACACTTCTTCCTGCGGAATATATTGCGTGGTTTTCCCTGAATGGATTACGGTTTTGTTTTTTCTCCAATTGAATAGTTTGGAGGTAAAATCGAAGTACTCATTCTGACTTTCCGTTCTTTCTGATGCGTTGAAAGCGTTTATTTCATCACCTTCCCAGCCACCCGGGAAGTCTCGCCTAATGTCGCCATCTCCTTTTCCTTTGTCGCCTGCCATTCCAATTTCTGAGCCGTAATACACCTGAGGAATTCCCCGTACAGTTGCCATCAATGTCATTACCAGCTTGTAGTCCTCTATGTTTTTGTAAATCTCATTTATTCGCCCGGTGTCGTGATTTTCGGCAAAAACCAGAATATTATCAATGTTTGGGTACAGAAAATCATTCACGAAGTTTTCATATAATTGAATAGTCCCCTTATCCCAAGAAGGATTTTTTTCATTGAAAACCGCTGTTACCGCATCGTGCAAGGTAAAGTCCATAACACTTGGTAAATGCGAATTATAATTTTGGATAGCACCAATTTTACTGTCCTTCTGCCAATAAGCGATTTGTGCTTGGTCGTGCATCCAAATTTCACCTACAATATTAAAATTAGGATATTCGTCCATTATCGTTTTTGTCCACTCGGCAATTCCTTCTTTATCATTGTAAGAATAAGTATCAACTCTGAAACCATCCAAATCGGCATATTCAATCCACCAAATGGCATTTTGTATAAGGTAATTCAGCACTAACGGATTGGATTGATTTAAATCGGGCATCGATTTTACAAACCACCCATCCATACACATTTTATAATCTATTGTAGAAGCATTCGGATCCATTTGAGTGCTCATTCGGTAGTTGGTCTGGGCATATCCCGGAAATTGATGAATCCATTCGTATGTTGGTAAATCCTTTACCATCCAATGTTCGGCGCCCCAATGATTTACCACATAATCCATAATCAATTTCATGTCTCGCTTGTGCATTTCCGAAGCCAGTCTTTTATAATCTTCGTTGGTTCCGTAGCGTGCATCTACTTTATAAACATCGCTTTGTCCGTATGTGTGATAAGAATATTCCGCATCGTTATCTTCGCCCATGGGCGTACTCCAAATAGCGGTAGCACCTAAACTTTCAATATAGTCTAAGTGGTCGATAATCCCTTGGATATCGCCCCCATGTCGTCCACCTTGTTTGGTTCGGTCTGCTTTCTCGGTAAGTCCATCAACACTGTCATTGGATGGGTTTCCGTTTGCAAAGCGATCCGGCATCAATAAATAAATCATATCGGAAGAATCGAAGCCTTTTCTATTGGCTGAATTTTCTTTTCTCGATTTCAATTCATAATCGAAAGTTTCCTTGATTCTTCCATTTTCGGAAAAAGAAAGTGTATAGTTTCCTGCGGAATGTCCTTCTAGTTCAATGGTAACAAATAAGTAATTCGGATTCTCCGTTTTCTTTACCTCCTTTATATTCAATTCTTCAATGGATGGCTGTAATGAAGAAATATTATCTCCATACACCATCAATTGAATTTCGCTTTTTTTCATCCCGCTCCACCAAAAAGGAGGCTCTATTTTTTTTATTTGTGCGGTAGCTGAAAGCTGAATCAGAAAGGCAACTAAAAAAGGTAAAGCGTATTTCATTTTCATTGTTTTTGGTTTTATTTATGTTGTTGATGTCTTGGCGAATCCCACTCCAAAGTGGGATGTGGCCATCTCCCCGAAAAACTCACTAGTTTGATTAGGGAGATCGCCGCGCTTCCTTCGGTCGCTCGCGAAGACGTCTTCACGAGGGAGGAACGACCGTGGTGATCTCCTGAAAATTACTACTTCATTTTAGGAGATTGTCACACTCCTTCGTCGTTCGCAAAGACGTTAGTATTCAGCATAACTACTTCTCTATAATACTAATGGCATAGCCACCACCGGGCGCAGAAGTTAATTTTAACTTCGATTTACTGGTCACCGTTTTTTTAGTGATGATATAGGCTTGCGGATTGGTTTTATAATGAGCATCTTTTGCATCTGCATAAATTGTTGCTTCATATTTTTTCCCTGCATCCAAAAAGTCTAAGGAAATTTTAGAGGTCCGCTTTTCCAAACCATTGGCATTTCCTACAAACCAGTTTCCAGTGTTTTTTGCTTTTCTGGCAACTGTTACATAATCTCCTGGCTCAGCCTCTAAATACTTACTGTCTTCCCAATCTACTGCCACGTCTTTAATAAACTGAAAAGCATCCAAAAATTGATTGTAATGTTCTGGTAAATCTGCTGCCATTTGCAACGGACTGTACATAGTGACATACAACGCTAATTGATTGGCAATGGTGGCATTTACATGTGAATTGTTATCAGGATTTAATTTTGAAACATCCATTTCAAAAATTCCTGGGGTATAGTCCATCGGTCCGCCAATTAATCTTGTAAACGGCAATACGGTTACGTGGTTGGCTTTGTTTCCTCCAAACGCTTGATATTCTGTTCCACGCGCAGATTCATTTCCAATTAAGTTGGGGTAAGTTCTTCTAATTCCTGTTGGACGCACGGCCTCATGGGCATTTACCATAATTTTATGTTCTGCTGCTTTTTCCAAAGCATATTGATAATGGTTAACCATCCATTGACCATAATGAAATTCGCCACGTGGGATAATATCGCCTACATAACCACTTTTTACAGATGTGTATCCATGGTCGTTCATAAACTGATATGCGTCTTCTAAATGGCGCTCATAATTACGCACCGAACCAGAAGTTTCATGGTGCATCATCATTTTAATTCCTTTTGATTTGGCGTAGTTATGGATTTCTTCCACATCAAAATCAGGATAGGGAGTTACAAAATCGAAAACATAGTCTTTCGATTTTCCAAACCAATCTTCCCAGCCTACATTCCATCCTTCAACCAAAACAGCGTCAAAACCGTGCTTAGCAGCAAAGTCAATATATTCTTTTACATGTTTAGTATTTGCAGCATGAGTGCCATTGGGCGTGGCATTTTCAAAATCGGTTTCCCCAAGTTTTACAGAAGGGAAATCGTTGGTATAGAACCAAGTGCTTTTTCCTGTAATCATTTCCCACCAAACACCAATATATTTAACGGGTTTTATCCACGAAGTATCTTCAATTTTATTCGGTTCGTTAAGGTTCAATGTCATTTTTGAAGCCAATATATCCCGCGCATCATCGCTTGCAATAATGGTTCTCCATGGAGTGTTAAAAGGCGCTTGCAAATAACCTTTGTCGCCTCTTGCATCTGGTGTTAACCAAGATTCAAAAATTAAATTTTTATCATCTAGATTGAGGTGCATTGCAGGATAGTCAATGAGTGCTGCTTCGTGTAAATTGATGTAAATTCCGTCCGTAGATTTCATCATCAAGGCAGTTTGTACGCCTGTACCTCCCATGGGATGTTGAGAAGCGTTTGGCGTAATAGCTTTGTCCATTTTTCCGCGAATCTCAGACAATTTAGATTCTACATAATCGTATTCCTGTGTATTATAATCCCCTGGAATCCAAAACGCGGTATGATCGCCTGTCATGGCGAATTGAGTACGCTCTTCTTTTACCACGAAATAAATAAGGTTTTCCTGCTGAGGGAACTCATATCGAAATCCGAGTCCGTCGTCAAACAAACGAAAACGAACAATCATTTTTCTGTCCGTTTCATTTTGTTTTAAATGAACTGCCAATTCATTGTAATGATTTCGAATTTCAGCAACCTCACCCCATACTGGTTTCCAAGTTTCATCAAAAGAGGTAGCTTCAGTGTCCTCAACAGTGAAATCCTTCAGTAGAGATTTCTCGTCATCTTTCAACTCAAAACCAAGTTTGCTTTCCTTGATGAGTGTTTTTTTCTTGTATTCTAATTTATAGGTAGGCGTTCCATCCTTCAGCAAAGAAAATTCCATGGAAAAGTCTCCGTTGGGCGATTTTAACTGCTGTGCATACGATAGCGATGAAACTACCATAAAGATGGTAAATAGTATTTTTTTCATTTCTGTAATCTATATATTTTTTAAATTTTCATGCTTTTCGGATTTTACAACCTTTTGAAAAAAGCCTTCGATCTACCCAAAATGTAACGGCAGACAGGCAAGCTTAGGCTGACAGGTATTGCGTGAAATTATGCAACAACAGAAGCTGGTTTTACCACAACTTCTTTTCCGTTAAGCTTCACCTTTAAATCGCGGTCTCCATCAATTGAAAAAGTTGTATTTTCTTGGGTTACATTCACTTTTACAATGCTTCCCCTAAAATTCACTTTAAAAGAAAAGCCCTTCCATTGCTTAGGGATTCTAGGTTCAAAAGTTAATGTTCCATCTTTAACGCGCATGCCACCAAAGCCTTCTACAATGCTCATCCAAGTACCGGCCATGGAGGTAATGTGCAGTCCTTCGTGAACTTCTTTGTTATAATCGTCTAAATCGAGTCGGGAGGTGCGCAAATAGAAAGTATACGCTTGCTCCATTCGGTTAAGAACAGCCGCCTGAATGGAGTGAACGCACGGCGAAAGCGAAGATTCATGCACCGTAAATGGCTCATAAAAATCGAAATGACGCTCTAATTCTTCTTTGCTGAAATGATCTTCAAAGAAATAGAATCCTTGTAGCGTATCGGCCTGTTTTATGTACGGCGAACGCAAAATTCTATCCCAAGACCATTTTTGGTTAATCGGACGCTGCTCTTTTGGTAAATTCTCAACCGTAATTAATTCCTTATCCAAGAATCCATCTTGCTGAAGGAAAACATTGTGCTCTTCAGAATAAGGGAAATACATATTTTCGGCAACCTCCATCCATTTTTCAATTTCTTCGGAAGACAGGTTTGCTTTTTTCATAATGCGACTGAAATCAGAAGCATACTCAGTTTTTACTTTTTCAATGTTTTCCACCGCATATTTGATGCACCATTGTGCAATGTAGTTGGTGTACCAGTTGTTGTTTACGTTATTTTCGTATTCATTTGGGCCGGTAACGCCAAGGATTACATATTTGTTCTTAGCCGTCGAAAAATTAGCCCTTTGGTGCCAAAAACGTGCAATGGCTATCATAACTTCAAGTCCCATTTCTGGAATGTAGCTGTAGTCGCCCGAATAGCGTACGTAGTTATAGATTGCATAAATCATGGCGCCGTTACGGTGAATTTCTTCAAAAGTGATTTCCCATTCATTATGACTTTCCTCGCCGTTCATGGTTACCATTGGGTACAGTGCCGCTCCATTTTTAAAACCGAGTTTTTCCGCATTTTCAATAGCTTTACCAAGATGGTTGTAGCGATATTTCAAGAGGTTTCTCGCCACTTGGTCGTCTTTTGTAGCCATGTAAAATGGAATACAGTACGCCTCGGTATCCCAATAGGTGCTGCCGCCATATTTTTCTCCTGTAAATCCTTTCGGACCGATATTCAATCGGGCATCTTTCCCTAAATAAGTTTGATTAAGATGAAAAATATTAAAACGGATTCCCTGTTGTGCCTTTACATCGCCTTCTATGGTGATGTCTGCCATTTCCCAAATAGCAGCCCAAGCCTCTTTTTGGGTAGTTAACAGCGCTTCAAACCCTAAATCAGCTGCTTTTGTTAAAACTTCTTTTGAAGCCTCAATCAAGTTTTCTTGCTCGTGATTTAAAGAGGTAACATAACCTGCCATTTTTTCAATAGCAGCTGTTTGTCCTTTTTCTACAGTCACTGTATAAGTAAGTGTAGCTTTTAATTCTTCAACTTTTTCTTCTGAAGAAACTTCAACCTTCTTGTCATTTACATACAAAGTATTGACCATTCCGGTACAGACATGGTATTCTGTTTTATTGGTTTTAGAAACTACATAACCAAAATTATTTTCAGTATCAGTTTTATAAACATCCCAGAAAGCATCGTCCCAATTGGTATCTTCGTTGGTAATTCCGCCATCTACATAAGGTAAAAATGTAATTTCAGCGTTTTGATTGATTGGTTTTACTTCATACCTAATGGCACCCACTTCATCCA from Galbibacter sp. BG1 harbors:
- a CDS encoding glycoside hydrolase family 65 protein, producing the protein MNQDYIVPNEWSLIEEGFQAEKVKSSESLFSIGNGAMGQRANFEEHYSGPTFQGSYIAGVYYPDKTKVGWWKNGYPEYFAKVLNAPNWIGINIKVNGEMLDLHTCKSVEGFRRELNMKEGWHKRSFKAVLPNNVEVEVTATRFLSLKMDEVGAIRYEVKPINQNAEITFLPYVDGGITNEDTNWDDAFWDVYKTDTENNFGYVVSKTNKTEYHVCTGMVNTLYVNDKKVEVSSEEKVEELKATLTYTVTVEKGQTAAIEKMAGYVTSLNHEQENLIEASKEVLTKAADLGFEALLTTQKEAWAAIWEMADITIEGDVKAQQGIRFNIFHLNQTYLGKDARLNIGPKGFTGEKYGGSTYWDTEAYCIPFYMATKDDQVARNLLKYRYNHLGKAIENAEKLGFKNGAALYPMVTMNGEESHNEWEITFEEIHRNGAMIYAIYNYVRYSGDYSYIPEMGLEVMIAIARFWHQRANFSTAKNKYVILGVTGPNEYENNVNNNWYTNYIAQWCIKYAVENIEKVKTEYASDFSRIMKKANLSSEEIEKWMEVAENMYFPYSEEHNVFLQQDGFLDKELITVENLPKEQRPINQKWSWDRILRSPYIKQADTLQGFYFFEDHFSKEELERHFDFYEPFTVHESSLSPCVHSIQAAVLNRMEQAYTFYLRTSRLDLDDYNKEVHEGLHITSMAGTWMSIVEGFGGMRVKDGTLTFEPRIPKQWKGFSFKVNFRGSIVKVNVTQENTTFSIDGDRDLKVKLNGKEVVVKPASVVA
- a CDS encoding glycoside hydrolase family 97 protein; protein product: MKKILFTIFMVVSSLSYAQQLKSPNGDFSMEFSLLKDGTPTYKLEYKKKTLIKESKLGFELKDDEKSLLKDFTVEDTEATSFDETWKPVWGEVAEIRNHYNELAVHLKQNETDRKMIVRFRLFDDGLGFRYEFPQQENLIYFVVKEERTQFAMTGDHTAFWIPGDYNTQEYDYVESKLSEIRGKMDKAITPNASQHPMGGTGVQTALMMKSTDGIYINLHEAALIDYPAMHLNLDDKNLIFESWLTPDARGDKGYLQAPFNTPWRTIIASDDARDILASKMTLNLNEPNKIEDTSWIKPVKYIGVWWEMITGKSTWFYTNDFPSVKLGETDFENATPNGTHAANTKHVKEYIDFAAKHGFDAVLVEGWNVGWEDWFGKSKDYVFDFVTPYPDFDVEEIHNYAKSKGIKMMMHHETSGSVRNYERHLEDAYQFMNDHGYTSVKSGYVGDIIPRGEFHYGQWMVNHYQYALEKAAEHKIMVNAHEAVRPTGIRRTYPNLIGNESARGTEYQAFGGNKANHVTVLPFTRLIGGPMDYTPGIFEMDVSKLNPDNNSHVNATIANQLALYVTMYSPLQMAADLPEHYNQFLDAFQFIKDVAVDWEDSKYLEAEPGDYVTVARKAKNTGNWFVGNANGLEKRTSKISLDFLDAGKKYEATIYADAKDAHYKTNPQAYIITKKTVTSKSKLKLTSAPGGGYAISIIEK
- a CDS encoding glycoside hydrolase family 13 protein, with the translated sequence MKYALPFLVAFLIQLSATAQIKKIEPPFWWSGMKKSEIQLMVYGDNISSLQPSIEELNIKEVKKTENPNYLFVTIELEGHSAGNYTLSFSENGRIKETFDYELKSRKENSANRKGFDSSDMIYLLMPDRFANGNPSNDSVDGLTEKADRTKQGGRHGGDIQGIIDHLDYIESLGATAIWSTPMGEDNDAEYSYHTYGQSDVYKVDARYGTNEDYKRLASEMHKRDMKLIMDYVVNHWGAEHWMVKDLPTYEWIHQFPGYAQTNYRMSTQMDPNASTIDYKMCMDGWFVKSMPDLNQSNPLVLNYLIQNAIWWIEYADLDGFRVDTYSYNDKEGIAEWTKTIMDEYPNFNIVGEIWMHDQAQIAYWQKDSKIGAIQNYNSHLPSVMDFTLHDAVTAVFNEKNPSWDKGTIQLYENFVNDFLYPNIDNILVFAENHDTGRINEIYKNIEDYKLVMTLMATVRGIPQVYYGSEIGMAGDKGKGDGDIRRDFPGGWEGDEINAFNASERTESQNEYFDFTSKLFNWRKNKTVIHSGKTTQYIPQEEVYVYFRHNEKESVMVVINNSEDERSLDLSRFQENIKNAKKGVDIISEKELSLNETLKVAGKTSYIIEVL